The sequence TAGTCGAAGAGTTCTATATCAAATTATTGAAAGAGGGTTTTCTTTAATGTCAAGCTCTTAACTTGTAGCTCTGGTTTCATTTCGGTTTTCAGTCTAGATATTTTGTTCAAAATGCCAAAAACATTTGGTTGACTTGAACCGAATGAATTTCATAGCATGAAAGATATGAATTTGATTGAAATCCTAAAGCTCAATCTAATTCATTTGAGAAGCCGAGTGGGAAGAGGGGGGTTTGGGGTGGAGGAATTAAGTTATAGGATCCAATAAAGTCATCCAGGGTGATGTATTGCAAATGTTATCTGCATGCTTCAcaattttttgttactttagtttttgtttttgttattattaaagaTGATTAATATGACAATTGCCCTTTATAGTTACTGTTaagataaaaagattttaagttGCAACTGTGATAGTGTAACTGCAGGTAGCTACAAACAGAGAGTTAATGTTGGATTATTAAAGAGAGAAAATGCTTTATAATAGTTACTGTCAATGTGGGGATAGAAAGACTCTGAGCTGAAAGCATGATGAGCCATGGAAATAACAAATCAATGTGGATTGGGAACAATCTATTTAGTTTTGAAATGGGCCATGTTCTGCAGCTGTTGTCAGTTGAAAGatctatttgagttttaaatcagtatgaagaaaaaaaaaagttacggAAGATGttctttgggtttttttttttttttttttttgagataggcaaaatataataatatataattaaggTCCCTAACAAAAAATGGGGCGCCACCATGCATACACATTGTGTAAGGTGTTATACCACGTAATTTGCTTAAGCAAGCTTAAATTCTGTCGCAGGCTTTTCTTTTGAGTAATTATGGAAGCTTTTCAATCTAGTGATGTATCAGATTAAGTCTGTCTGGATGATTCTAGTTATTTTAGGAGATTGGTAGCTTTCAATAACCTTTTCAGGATATGTCTAATCAGTATGTCCCATTCTAGTAGGGCAATCTTTTTATGGCTTAAAATATTTCCTGATGTCACTGTTGGATGGTTGAAGAAATTCTGAGTTAGTCTTCATACTTATCTTGAATCTATTATTGGTTTGATTTTATGGGGAGAATATTTGCAATGAGTTTCTCCAAAATTAATTGGAAATTTGACGGCATGGAATATTTAACATTTGCCTTGCAGGGCTCACGTCCAGTGACAAAATTCACTGAGGATTTTGATTTCATGGCAATGAATGAGAAATTCAAGAAGGATGAAGTATGGGGTCATCTTGGTAAAGGTAATAAATCTCAGTCAAGGGACAAAGAAGTTGATGGAAAAGTCAGCGATGAAGATGATTACGAAGATGAAGATGATGCTGAATTACCAAAGTTTGAGGTCAAGGTGGGGTTGCTACCACGCATCACTTGGACgctaaatttgaatttcaataaATAGGGAAGCTTGTTATCTATCTCTTTCTTACTTGGCCTTGTTGTTCTACAGCCCATCTATAATAAGGATGACTTCTTTGATTCCCTCTCTTGTAATGCCCTTGACCATGATTCACATAATGGAAGGACTAGGTTCTCCGAACAAATGAAGATTGATACCGAGGTAAAATACCCTTTAACTGGCTTCTGTCTCCAaggttcatattttttttttccttgaacgTTTCTCGTTGTTAATGGTTGCAGACTTTCGGTGATTTTCCTAGACATCGGGGTGGTCGAGGTGGGCGTGGGCCCAATCGTGGAGGGCGTGGTCGGGGTCCTTATTATGGAAGGGGTTATGGCTATGTTGGGAGGGGCCGTGGACGGGCTATGCCCAGTCGTGGTCCCTAAGTGGTGCTTGGTATCTCTTAACGTTATACTACTAGGTAAAACCCATAGCCCAATTGCTCAGCAAAGCATCAAACTGATTTAGGACTATGCTTGTAAtgtctgttttttctttttttttttttttctttttccttttcctctctGGGTTGTCTAGAAATAAGAGTATGATATGCTTTGTGGTTTTCTGACTTGGTTAATTTGTTGTCTTTGAATAACAATCCTTTCCTGGAGCTAATCAAGAAGCATTTGGTTTTGCGGTTAATGTTAGTATATCAATGAGTGAATTCTTATATACTTTACTGGTGGTTTATTGGGTgatcaaacaattaaattatcttatatgTGATTGCAGCTATTCCAAACCAGtaatcaaatcattaaaattatCTGATGGCCTGCTGTAATAAATGTCAGAAGCAGCGCTCTTGGAAATGTTGGGGGTCTGTTGGTTTGATTGCCATGAAACTAGTATCTAAGGGATCATATTGAAAAGATTAGCAATGTTCTTCTACAATTTCTGAATTGCTTACgtatgtttgtttattttctttagagGGATAAGTTGATAAAATATAGACGGCCCTCTAAGAAAAACTTAAGAGACGTGTGTTGTAAGAACTTCTTGAGAAGTGAGTGGATCCGATAACAATGCATTAAGATGCTAATTTTGGATTTGCTAGAGTGGTTACGGATTCAATTCAAGAGATTAAAAAACAGTAACCCAAGTGGTTATATAGAAAAAAACAGTTGACATCATATGGAAAGGAGTACATAGAAAAAAACAGTTGACATCATATGGAAAGGAGTACAAAGTGAACCATAATGGTTCATCGTTTTATTTTATAACGCTCAAACTCTGACAAAGGCACCAAGAGTGAACTTATGAGACTTCAGTTTCCACACCAACACCACAAACCCGAAACCCAGATACCGATGCAGCCCTAATTCAAGCTACTTGCATGTTGTTACCAGGACCCTCCTTGGAGGAAGGGAAGGCCTTCTTCCATGAAGCAAAGCCAAATTATCTAGGACGAGAACATCACCCTTCTCCCACTTGAATTGTATGCTCTCTTCTTCAATTATCTCTTCACATCTCTTCACTACATTTGCCGGTATTTCTGTCCCGTCTGCCATCATGGCAGAACTGTGCTCCTTCCCATGCATCCCTACCATGGTGTTGAACCACATCCTCCTCCCCTTTCTTCCATCAAACACCTTGGTTAGGGCTCGAGGACCTAAGACCGTCTTCACCCCACCATTCGGTAGCCATTCCATGTCCATCCCCAGAGCCTTGGCCCTGCAACAATTCTTTCTGTTAGATCCCCCACGTGGTAGTCACAAAAGAGCAAACTCTCAAGCATTCTAGATATATATGTATGCATACCTTTTCTCAGCTTCTGCCCGGTCCGATGTTCCAAATGTATCCTCCCAGCCTCTACCTCTCATGGAAGATACATCATTCTTGCTGAGAGCAGTGAACGTATACTTTAACCCCTTGCCGTCGATATCCTCCACAGCCCCCGGAAACTCCTCCAGCATCCGCTCTGTTACTCGGAAGCTTGGCACAAAGGGTGTTTCACCACCTTTTGGTGGCGGAACCTCACAGAAAAGTATTACTTTTTTTGGGTACTCTTTTATCTGGCCAGCCAAACACGATAAAATATAGTTAATCAAACACCTGCTTACCgcaaattcataatttttttattattgattatgtAAGTTCAGGTGACGAGAGTGGTACTTTATATTTGAATTCTCTTCCATCAACCACCCTCGGTATTGCTTGCTTATTGACACGTATTCTAGATAATTTATAGGGAGGTGCTCAACATACAGTGGTTGATGTCCTCAGATTGTTCGACTCGAAAAAATGGAAATCAGGAAATGGAgtgtttggttggctagaaagaattggaaagaaaagggaaaactcAGTTTCTTCCTAAAGAAAATCACAGATAGAAAAACCTAGTATAGGAAATGGAAAACATCTCTGCAATCTCGACAAATAAGCAACCAAACACCTGCAGGAGAAAGCTGTAAGTTATATCTTACTCACCAAAACCATCTCATGATGGTAGTATATGAATTCCTCGAGAGGTCCCTCGTTGGCAGTCCAAATGCGTTTATACACATGAGTCCTAGGTGCCGGGCCAACATACCGGATGTCATCCCAGCCAAAGGCTTCAACAATCTGGTTGAAGTCCTC is a genomic window of Vitis riparia cultivar Riparia Gloire de Montpellier isolate 1030 chromosome 1, EGFV_Vit.rip_1.0, whole genome shotgun sequence containing:
- the LOC117915557 gene encoding clavaminate synthase-like protein At3g21360, with the protein product MEFSCEEFKVGKCEGQKLVDGETMPLVLHSPDPNNSSDLDSLVSSLKKNKDWFEQMIIKNSAVLLRGYDVKNAEDFNQIVEAFGWDDIRYVGPAPRTHVYKRIWTANEGPLEEFIYYHHEMVLIKEYPKKVILFCEVPPPKGGETPFVPSFRVTERMLEEFPGAVEDIDGKGLKYTFTALSKNDVSSMRGRGWEDTFGTSDRAEAEKRAKALGMDMEWLPNGGVKTVLGPRALTKVFDGRKGRRMWFNTMVGMHGKEHSSAMMADGTEIPANVVKRCEEIIEEESIQFKWEKGDVLVLDNLALLHGRRPSLPPRRVLVTTCK